The following coding sequences are from one Saccopteryx bilineata isolate mSacBil1 chromosome 3, mSacBil1_pri_phased_curated, whole genome shotgun sequence window:
- the TMCO2 gene encoding transmembrane and coiled-coil domain-containing protein 2: MSTFSPSSSIWDIVDYASQSSIWNWLQATLLGETPVPQQTNLGLLDKFAPAVQVFLRIFFLILLAIGLYALWKRSVRSIQNMLLFAITLYRLYKKGSDIFQTLLVNPEGSGLPVQDNKFFVSLGLQEKILKKLQMVESKVKNLEGMIISQKPATKRDCSSEPYCSCPDCKSPLPTSEFTSTSEM; this comes from the exons ATGTCAACATTTTCACCTTCATCTTCTATCTGGGACATTGTAGATTATGCCTCTCAAAGCTCAATATGGAATTGGCTACAAGCAACTCTTCTGGGAGAGACTCCTGTGCCTCAGCAAACAAATTTGGGGCTACTAGATAAATTTGCTCCGGCTGTGCAAGTTTTCCTGCggatattctttttaattttattggcaATAGGACTATATGCCTTATGGAAAAGAAGTGTTCGGTCAATTCAG aacatGTTGTTGTTTGCAATCACACTCTACAGACTTTACAAGAAGGGCTCAGATATTTTTCAGACTTTGCTGGTCAACCCAGAAGGGAGTGGTCTCCCAGTTCAAGACAATAAGTTCTTCGTGTCCTTGGGTCTGcaagagaaaatcttgaaaaaacTTCAGATGGTAGAAAGCAAAGTAAAGAACCTGGAGGGGATGATCATTTCCCAAAAACCTGCCACCAAGAGGGATTGCTCCTCTGAGCCCTACTGCAGCTGCCCTGACTGCAAGAGTCCCTTGCCCACATCAGAGTTTACTTCCACATCAGAAATGTGA